A genomic window from Photobacterium gaetbulicola Gung47 includes:
- a CDS encoding putative translation elongation factor has product MNSALTSNNKNTDKILIPAPRSHKDGHLFSIPANLIDWLPQYQHFKGVTKSIIELLNLISLRGLSSHDGMVSTTELVEATEGQLTRAAIQQRLRAAVNIGLFKQQPVRFEEGLAGKTMLHHFINPAMLISQLGTGSLNSEQSKAKEKQKRSKALAQNHVNRQLLSEHGLGTPPTMPDEADQIVISPTSWAGIIDQALAPPRTKKSYQKSMVAISGTKAIIETRSSKSIMTVDDLMTLFALFTLTVQYHDHHIADYEIQSRNMGNKTPVYITDILALRGKKDSGPARDSIRESIDRIEFTDFQLHELTGRWMSENMPEGFKSDRFRFLARTITASEEAPKEGEDGEIRIKPNLYILVWEPSFFDELLTRDYFFLFPPEILRQHTLVFQLYSFFRSRMSRRLNDSMMLSELNQKLARNIEWRRFSTDLIRELRKLAEDKITDHVFAVNLWGYHLTITPHEEGKRYCDYQIDIRCDVDEVIRYSRAKTTNEGKRTMAPTMPNPLRNEILPKQELDQLSEIIDGEFEPIQRKESRPKGRLGRRVKLRKHLVEINADELTITLSKYTSSEALQRSITALSAMSGHSIASISEECQGLLEKLDWLKVNGEVVPYETLSKTIELYNGQHDEGHLSIERLISGLAVRRKVCKLVYEGHINEQVMNALDDIARGS; this is encoded by the coding sequence ATGAACTCCGCGCTTACATCAAACAATAAGAATACTGACAAGATATTGATCCCCGCTCCACGATCCCACAAAGACGGGCATTTGTTCTCGATCCCGGCGAACTTGATCGACTGGTTACCGCAATACCAGCATTTCAAGGGGGTAACCAAGAGCATCATTGAACTATTGAACCTCATCTCACTCCGTGGCTTATCGAGTCATGATGGGATGGTTTCTACCACTGAGCTTGTGGAGGCGACTGAAGGTCAGTTAACCCGCGCCGCAATCCAGCAACGGCTGCGGGCCGCCGTCAATATTGGTTTGTTTAAACAACAACCTGTGAGGTTCGAAGAGGGCCTTGCGGGTAAAACCATGTTGCATCATTTCATCAACCCGGCCATGCTGATCTCCCAGCTAGGTACCGGTAGCCTAAATTCAGAACAGTCCAAGGCCAAAGAGAAACAAAAGCGCTCGAAAGCACTGGCGCAAAACCATGTCAACCGCCAATTGCTCAGTGAGCACGGCCTGGGGACTCCCCCAACCATGCCTGATGAAGCGGATCAGATTGTGATCTCTCCGACGAGTTGGGCCGGGATCATCGACCAGGCCTTGGCTCCGCCGCGGACCAAGAAGAGCTATCAGAAGTCAATGGTTGCTATCAGCGGGACCAAGGCGATCATTGAAACACGATCATCGAAGTCGATCATGACCGTCGACGATCTGATGACCTTGTTTGCGCTGTTTACCCTGACGGTACAGTACCATGATCACCATATTGCCGATTATGAGATCCAGTCGCGCAATATGGGTAACAAGACACCCGTCTACATCACCGATATCTTGGCTTTGAGGGGCAAGAAAGACAGCGGTCCGGCCCGTGATTCGATTCGGGAAAGTATAGATCGTATTGAATTTACTGATTTCCAGCTGCATGAACTTACCGGTCGGTGGATGAGCGAGAATATGCCGGAAGGGTTCAAGAGTGACCGTTTCCGCTTCCTTGCCCGTACCATTACCGCGTCAGAGGAAGCACCGAAGGAAGGGGAGGACGGCGAGATCCGGATCAAGCCCAATTTGTATATTCTGGTGTGGGAGCCGTCATTCTTTGACGAGCTGCTGACCCGAGACTACTTCTTCTTGTTCCCACCGGAAATCTTGCGCCAGCATACGCTGGTATTCCAGCTGTATTCATTCTTCCGTAGCCGGATGTCGCGCCGTCTCAATGACTCGATGATGCTCAGCGAACTGAACCAGAAACTGGCTCGTAACATCGAATGGCGCCGTTTTTCTACCGATTTGATCCGCGAGCTGCGCAAGCTGGCGGAGGATAAGATCACCGATCACGTGTTTGCCGTAAACTTGTGGGGTTATCATTTGACCATTACGCCACACGAGGAAGGCAAGCGCTATTGTGATTACCAGATTGATATCCGTTGTGATGTCGATGAGGTCATCCGTTACTCACGGGCGAAAACCACCAATGAAGGCAAGCGGACCATGGCTCCGACCATGCCTAACCCGCTGCGGAACGAGATCTTGCCCAAGCAGGAGCTTGATCAGCTTTCCGAGATCATCGATGGTGAGTTCGAACCGATCCAGCGCAAAGAATCCCGTCCGAAGGGGCGTCTGGGCCGCCGGGTGAAGCTGCGCAAGCACTTGGTTGAGATCAATGCTGATGAATTGACCATTACCTTGTCGAAATATACCTCCTCAGAGGCTCTGCAACGCAGTATAACGGCGTTATCGGCGATGAGTGGGCATTCTATTGCCTCGATCAGTGAAGAGTGCCAAGGCTTGCTGGAGAAGCTTGACTGGCTGAAGGTCAACGGAGAGGTGGTGCCTTATGAGACCCTGAGCAAGACCATCGAGCTGTACAACGGCCAGCATGACGAGGGACATCTGTCGATTGAGCGGCTGATTTCAGGCCTCGCGGTAAGACGTAAGGTTTGTAAACTGGTGTATGAAGGCCATATCAACGAGCAGGTGATGAATGCGTTGGATGATATCGCCCGCGGTAGCTAA
- a CDS encoding hypothetical protein (COG0729,COG1752), which yields MEWLNIYRRWRGGAVLALVGVISGTFSAAAETRPQIGLVLSGGGAKGAAHIGVLSVLEENRIPVDVITGTSMGAYVGGMYAMGLSAQEVRYKTMDADWQSGYEDRVGRNDLELRRKQQNDNYQIYTDIGIDLKGNYQSKPGAFQGQGMATLLGNLTDNLPALESFDELAVPYRAVATDIVTVQPVVLERGHLATAMQASMTVPGALQPVRIGNQILVDGGIVNNMPVDAAQALGADVIIAVDLRDALFEEPQLNSAFNIIGQLTTFMTNTSADQQMALMAEGDVYLQPDVSFMLAPHFDKMDQAYVAGRKVALDALPRLQRYQLSEQDYQTYLNDKLDRRSRLLASPAYYIDRIEVKNYTQRSDQALLEVMDLATDRVITNEEMDEAVKRLNRQDIFERITYQIEQQDEENVLVMDVREKSWGPGYLNLKFAFEDDFANRSDFAFGTQYIYTNLTDMGGEWQFEWLLGSWKKIDTSFYFPLDYQKNTYTSFGISWNREVREFILSREQADLIDREPGSSVETEYSVYSGYAEWGWNLQPWSSLSVGYRGGVGEVSEININNKQDYTVHGPYVSFVYDDLDSLFFPREGFMLRTEVGLGSSRSSINDEETVSSDSVYAELKLLKPFSYERHSLVSVLQAGGYDSDDVLPVYVQDLGGLFNMSGYHRYELNGRYKLFGALVYSYRLMDNNFGAVSVPVYVGASLEQGGVWDNQSDIDFDSSLSAGSVFLGLDTPVGPVYLAYGMAEGGQNSFYLSLGTTFD from the coding sequence ATGGAGTGGCTGAACATTTATCGGCGTTGGCGGGGCGGGGCAGTGCTCGCATTGGTCGGTGTTATTTCGGGAACCTTTAGCGCGGCGGCTGAGACCCGTCCGCAAATCGGGCTGGTACTCAGTGGGGGAGGGGCCAAGGGAGCCGCCCATATCGGGGTGCTCTCGGTGCTGGAGGAGAACCGGATCCCGGTTGACGTGATCACCGGGACCAGTATGGGCGCCTATGTCGGCGGTATGTATGCCATGGGCCTGTCTGCCCAGGAAGTACGGTACAAGACGATGGACGCCGACTGGCAGAGCGGCTACGAGGATCGCGTCGGGCGAAATGATCTGGAGCTGCGCCGCAAGCAGCAAAATGACAATTACCAGATCTACACCGATATCGGCATTGATCTCAAGGGGAACTACCAGTCCAAACCCGGAGCTTTCCAGGGCCAGGGCATGGCCACCTTGCTCGGTAACCTTACCGACAACCTCCCTGCCCTTGAGAGCTTTGATGAGCTGGCGGTGCCCTATCGCGCCGTGGCGACAGATATCGTGACTGTCCAGCCGGTAGTGCTGGAGAGGGGGCACCTAGCCACGGCCATGCAGGCCTCGATGACGGTACCGGGGGCGCTTCAGCCGGTAAGAATTGGCAACCAGATCCTGGTCGATGGCGGGATCGTCAACAATATGCCGGTCGATGCGGCGCAGGCACTGGGCGCCGATGTGATCATCGCAGTGGATCTCCGAGATGCACTGTTTGAGGAGCCCCAGCTCAATAGCGCCTTCAATATCATCGGCCAGCTCACTACCTTCATGACCAATACCAGTGCCGATCAGCAAATGGCACTGATGGCGGAGGGGGACGTATACCTCCAGCCGGATGTTTCCTTCATGCTGGCGCCCCACTTCGACAAAATGGACCAGGCTTACGTTGCCGGGCGCAAAGTGGCACTCGATGCCCTGCCTCGGCTCCAGCGCTACCAGCTGTCGGAGCAAGACTACCAAACCTACCTCAATGACAAGCTTGACCGCCGCTCCCGGCTGCTAGCCAGTCCGGCCTACTACATCGACCGGATCGAGGTGAAAAACTACACTCAGCGCTCCGATCAGGCGCTGCTTGAAGTCATGGATCTTGCGACGGATCGGGTGATCACCAACGAGGAGATGGACGAAGCGGTGAAAAGGCTCAACCGGCAAGATATTTTTGAGCGGATCACCTACCAAATCGAGCAGCAGGACGAAGAAAATGTGCTGGTGATGGATGTGCGGGAGAAGTCCTGGGGACCGGGCTACCTCAACCTCAAGTTTGCTTTCGAGGATGACTTTGCTAACCGCTCGGACTTTGCGTTCGGTACCCAGTATATCTACACCAACCTGACTGACATGGGAGGGGAGTGGCAGTTCGAATGGCTGCTGGGAAGCTGGAAGAAAATCGATACCAGTTTCTACTTTCCGCTCGATTACCAGAAAAACACCTATACCTCGTTCGGTATCAGCTGGAACCGCGAAGTCCGCGAGTTCATCTTGTCTCGCGAGCAGGCGGACTTGATTGACCGTGAGCCGGGCAGCTCGGTCGAAACGGAATACAGTGTCTACAGCGGCTACGCGGAGTGGGGTTGGAACTTGCAGCCTTGGAGCTCGCTGTCGGTTGGTTACCGCGGCGGGGTTGGCGAGGTCAGCGAAATCAATATCAATAACAAACAGGACTATACGGTTCACGGCCCGTATGTGTCATTTGTCTATGATGACTTGGATAGCCTGTTCTTCCCGCGTGAAGGTTTTATGCTCCGGACCGAGGTAGGGCTGGGATCAAGTCGAAGTTCCATCAACGATGAAGAGACGGTCTCCAGCGATAGTGTCTATGCCGAACTGAAATTGCTCAAGCCCTTCAGCTATGAAAGGCACAGCCTTGTCAGTGTGCTGCAGGCCGGCGGCTATGACAGTGATGACGTGCTGCCGGTTTATGTGCAGGATTTGGGGGGGCTGTTCAATATGTCCGGCTATCACCGCTATGAGCTTAACGGACGCTACAAACTCTTTGGTGCCTTGGTATACAGCTACCGGCTGATGGATAACAATTTCGGTGCCGTGTCGGTGCCCGTGTATGTCGGCGCCTCGCTGGAGCAAGGTGGGGTTTGGGATAACCAGTCAGACATTGACTTTGACTCGAGCCTGAGCGCCGGCAGTGTGTTCCTGGGGCTGGATACCCCTGTTGGTCCGGTTTACCTCGCCTATGGTATGGCCGAAGGCGGGCAGAACTCCTTCTACCTGTCGTTGGGAACCACGTTTGACTAG
- a CDS encoding HlyD family secretion protein (COG0845), with protein sequence MRLKGTLISLLLLVVLAGAITYKEYFSSVATADRSMPTPTVVVAEAQKKMVRRELEALGTVKSRESVMLTAKVTEKVDRVLFEDGQSISRGQLLVTLNADEQQAKVRAAKANLKEQQREYKRIEGLVKRNTIARSELDAIYTDIEVARAVLAQNEAELAARYIHAPFSGVLGFRQISPGALVTPGAVITTLDDIATVKLDFSIPEAFLGMVSQGAGIEARAAAYPDEIFRGQVASIDSRINPQTRAIVIRAEIANPELRLRPGMLMTLSLIVGEHQGLVVPEEALVSRQQQHFLFVVGEKGAVEQREVELGYRRRGEAEILTGIREGEQVITRGTQRVRPGQKVEIREQERFIYREAG encoded by the coding sequence GTGCGATTGAAAGGGACTCTGATCAGTCTATTGCTTCTCGTTGTGCTGGCGGGGGCCATCACTTACAAGGAATACTTCTCTTCCGTAGCGACAGCCGACCGGTCGATGCCGACACCGACCGTGGTGGTGGCCGAAGCACAGAAAAAGATGGTCCGGCGTGAGCTCGAGGCGCTCGGCACGGTGAAATCCCGCGAATCTGTAATGCTCACGGCGAAGGTGACCGAAAAAGTCGACAGGGTCCTGTTTGAAGATGGCCAGTCGATTTCGCGCGGGCAATTGCTGGTCACGCTCAATGCCGACGAGCAGCAGGCCAAGGTGCGGGCCGCCAAAGCCAACCTCAAAGAGCAGCAGCGTGAATACAAGCGTATCGAAGGCTTGGTCAAGCGCAATACCATTGCCCGCTCGGAGCTCGACGCTATCTATACCGATATCGAAGTCGCCAGGGCCGTGCTGGCTCAAAACGAGGCCGAACTGGCTGCTCGCTATATCCACGCGCCGTTTTCCGGTGTATTGGGGTTTCGCCAGATCAGCCCCGGAGCACTGGTGACGCCGGGCGCGGTTATCACTACGCTGGATGATATTGCCACCGTGAAGCTCGACTTTTCTATTCCTGAAGCCTTTCTCGGCATGGTCTCACAGGGGGCGGGAATAGAAGCCCGTGCCGCGGCTTATCCTGATGAAATCTTCCGTGGCCAGGTGGCCAGTATAGATAGCCGGATTAACCCCCAGACCCGGGCCATTGTGATACGGGCTGAGATTGCCAACCCCGAACTACGGCTGCGGCCCGGTATGCTAATGACCTTGTCACTGATAGTGGGCGAGCATCAGGGGTTGGTGGTACCGGAGGAAGCCTTGGTGTCCCGCCAGCAACAACACTTCTTGTTCGTGGTGGGAGAGAAAGGAGCCGTTGAGCAGCGTGAAGTAGAACTGGGGTACCGGCGCCGGGGAGAGGCGGAAATATTGACTGGTATCCGTGAGGGGGAACAGGTGATCACCCGCGGCACGCAAAGGGTAAGGCCAGGGCAAAAAGTGGAGATCCGCGAACAGGAGCGTTTCATTTACCGGGAGGCGGGCTGA
- a CDS encoding acriflavin resistance protein (COG0841) — protein sequence MWLSDISVTRPVLGSVISLLLVVFGLVAFDRLPLREYPDIDPPVVNISTSYRGASSAIVETRITQLVEDSIAGLEGIRSISSRSRDGRSSVTLEFSIGRDIDAAANDVRDRIAGILNNLPDEADPPEVQKAAASSEVIMWLNLVSDRMDTLELTDYASRYLVDRFSVIDGVAGIRLGGGKSYALRIWIDRQKLAARGLTVTDIEQALRNDNIELPAGSVESASRQFTVRTQRSFLAPADFVRLVVGSGEDGYLIRLGDVAEVDLAAEEERITFRGNTQDMIGIGITRQSKANTLDVARAANALVDQLNPSLPPGMEIKRSYDSSVFIQASIDEVYKTLLIALCLVVVVIYLFLGSVRAMLIPALTLPVSLIGAFTVLYALGFTLNLLTLLALILAIGIVVDDAIVMLENIHRRISNGEPPLKAAYLGAKQVSFAIIATTVVLVAVFLPIGFLEGDLGKLFREFSIAISAAVILSSLVALTLSPMMASKLMQPIDKERGLVAFSHLAMARLTASYRRLLVHAIQRPGRVIGFLLVVLVICGWLQQRLPSEFAPREDRGAMFIIINGPQGASFDFIRPYMNEVEHRLMPLVAAGEIKRLLIRAPRGWGRIADFSNGFAIVVLEDWAERRPAGAIIGDIRRRLGDLAGITAFPVMRQPFGRGVGKPVQFVLGGGSYEELAQWRDILLDAAASNANLVGLDHDYKETKPQLRIVIDRDRAGDLGVSLKAIGQTLESMLGSRQVTTYTWRGEEYDVIIEGQRERQNTAADLANLYVRAEQAETLVPLSGLITVDEYAGAPQLNRYNRVRAITLEANLAEGYTLGEALDYLNGLVDELLPADAVVNYKGASKDYQDSSTSILFVFALALVVVFLVLAAQFESYVHPFIIMLTVPLATLGALLGLYFTDQTLNIYSQIGLIMLIGLSAKNGILIVEFANQLRDQGMAFDEALLEAASERLRPILMTAITTIAGAIPLILATGAGAENRIVIGIVVLCGITVATLFTLLVIPVMYRLLARRTRSPEYIARQLARQMKDS from the coding sequence ATGTGGCTGTCGGATATTTCGGTTACCCGGCCAGTTCTGGGGTCAGTGATTAGTTTGTTGCTGGTGGTGTTTGGGCTGGTAGCATTCGACCGACTGCCACTGCGCGAATACCCGGATATCGATCCGCCCGTGGTCAATATTTCCACTAGTTACCGGGGAGCGTCGTCGGCGATTGTCGAAACGCGGATCACCCAATTGGTGGAAGATAGCATCGCCGGGCTCGAAGGGATCCGCTCGATTAGCTCGCGTAGCCGTGACGGCCGCTCCAGTGTCACCCTTGAGTTCTCCATTGGCCGTGACATTGATGCGGCGGCCAACGATGTGCGTGACCGCATTGCGGGGATCCTCAATAACTTGCCCGATGAAGCTGATCCGCCGGAGGTGCAAAAGGCTGCGGCTAGCTCGGAAGTGATCATGTGGCTCAACCTGGTTTCTGACCGGATGGATACGCTTGAGTTGACCGATTATGCCAGTCGTTATTTGGTTGATCGCTTCTCGGTGATCGACGGGGTGGCGGGGATCCGTCTTGGCGGCGGCAAGTCTTATGCCCTTAGGATCTGGATCGACCGCCAGAAGCTGGCGGCAAGGGGACTGACGGTCACGGATATCGAACAGGCGCTGCGCAATGACAATATCGAGCTGCCTGCCGGCTCGGTGGAGTCGGCCAGTCGCCAGTTTACGGTACGGACCCAGCGCAGTTTTCTCGCCCCCGCAGATTTTGTCCGGTTGGTGGTCGGTAGCGGTGAGGATGGTTATCTGATCCGGCTCGGTGATGTGGCCGAGGTCGATCTTGCGGCCGAGGAAGAGCGGATCACCTTTCGCGGCAACACCCAGGACATGATTGGGATAGGGATCACCCGTCAGTCAAAGGCCAATACCCTGGATGTGGCTCGGGCGGCCAATGCCTTGGTTGACCAGCTCAACCCCTCCTTGCCGCCGGGGATGGAAATCAAGCGCTCCTATGATTCCTCGGTGTTTATCCAGGCCTCGATTGACGAGGTTTATAAGACCCTGCTGATCGCCCTTTGCCTGGTGGTGGTCGTGATTTACCTGTTTCTCGGCAGTGTCCGCGCCATGCTGATCCCGGCCCTGACCCTGCCAGTCTCGCTCATTGGTGCCTTTACCGTGCTCTATGCCCTCGGGTTTACGCTTAACCTACTGACTTTGCTGGCGTTGATTTTAGCGATCGGTATCGTGGTCGATGATGCGATTGTGATGCTGGAGAATATCCACCGGCGGATCAGTAATGGTGAGCCGCCGCTCAAGGCGGCATACCTCGGAGCCAAGCAAGTCAGCTTTGCCATTATTGCCACCACCGTGGTACTAGTGGCGGTCTTTCTGCCGATTGGCTTTCTCGAAGGGGATCTGGGTAAGTTATTCCGCGAGTTCTCCATTGCCATCAGCGCGGCGGTGATCCTCTCGTCGCTGGTGGCACTCACGCTGAGCCCAATGATGGCTTCGAAGCTGATGCAACCGATTGACAAGGAACGTGGCCTGGTGGCATTCAGCCACCTTGCCATGGCTCGGTTGACTGCGAGCTACAGACGTCTGCTAGTCCATGCGATACAGCGGCCTGGGCGTGTTATTGGGTTCTTGTTGGTGGTCTTGGTGATCTGTGGCTGGCTGCAGCAGCGTTTGCCCTCAGAGTTTGCCCCGCGCGAGGACCGGGGGGCGATGTTCATTATTATTAATGGCCCGCAGGGTGCGAGCTTTGACTTTATCCGGCCTTACATGAATGAGGTAGAGCACCGCCTGATGCCCTTGGTGGCAGCGGGTGAGATCAAACGGCTGTTGATCCGTGCCCCGCGCGGGTGGGGGCGCATCGCCGATTTTTCCAACGGCTTTGCCATCGTGGTGCTGGAAGACTGGGCCGAGCGCCGCCCGGCAGGGGCAATCATTGGCGATATCCGCAGAAGGCTAGGAGATTTGGCGGGGATCACCGCCTTTCCGGTGATGCGTCAACCGTTTGGCCGTGGGGTCGGTAAACCGGTCCAGTTTGTCCTTGGCGGCGGCAGTTATGAAGAGCTGGCCCAGTGGCGGGATATTTTGCTCGATGCGGCGGCCAGCAATGCCAATTTGGTCGGGCTTGATCACGATTACAAGGAGACCAAACCGCAGCTTAGGATCGTGATAGATCGCGATCGGGCCGGTGATCTCGGGGTCTCGCTCAAAGCGATCGGCCAGACCCTCGAGTCTATGCTCGGCTCCCGCCAGGTCACGACCTATACCTGGCGCGGGGAGGAGTACGATGTGATCATCGAAGGTCAGCGTGAGCGGCAGAACACAGCTGCCGATTTGGCGAATCTGTATGTCAGGGCGGAGCAGGCAGAAACCTTGGTGCCGCTGTCGGGCCTGATCACTGTGGATGAGTATGCCGGCGCCCCGCAGCTCAACCGCTACAACCGGGTACGTGCGATCACCCTTGAGGCCAACCTTGCCGAGGGATATACCCTTGGCGAGGCACTGGATTACCTCAATGGCCTGGTTGATGAGTTGCTGCCTGCCGACGCGGTGGTCAACTACAAAGGCGCGTCCAAGGACTATCAGGACTCGAGCACTTCCATCCTGTTTGTATTTGCGTTAGCGTTGGTGGTGGTGTTTCTGGTACTGGCCGCGCAATTCGAAAGTTATGTCCATCCCTTTATCATCATGCTGACCGTGCCGTTGGCGACACTCGGGGCATTGCTTGGGCTTTACTTTACCGATCAGACCCTCAACATTTACTCGCAGATAGGCCTTATCATGCTCATTGGCTTGTCGGCCAAGAACGGGATCTTGATTGTCGAGTTTGCCAACCAACTCCGTGATCAGGGTATGGCGTTTGACGAGGCCCTGCTGGAAGCGGCATCCGAGCGGCTGCGTCCCATCCTGATGACAGCCATCACGACCATTGCAGGGGCGATCCCTCTTATCCTGGCCACTGGCGCCGGTGCCGAGAACCGTATTGTGATCGGTATTGTGGTGTTATGCGGCATCACGGTGGCGACCCTCTTTACCCTGCTTGTGATCCCCGTGATGTACCGCTTGCTGGCGCGCCGTACCCGCAGCCCTGAGTATATCGCCCGCCAGTTGGCGCGGCAGATGAAAGACTCCTGA
- a CDS encoding amidinotransferase family protein (COG1834): MSVSNDLYPNASQPLERKESGVPYVREGLHVESHNDFDPLRHVIVGIADNQHIPEACPASNEKIPADSPMRGSKAGRRTQETIDRANECLNGFAKILEDRGIIVDRPGAVDWHQRITTPDFTISSGFGCMPPRDCLLTMGKSILMAPMSFRSRYFEYLAYVDLLREYFESDPNCLIEQAPRPRLADESFRMDYVAAYEYLSDEETMARSLRKEYSTNETDILFDAADVMRLGKDIFVQHGLTTNLAGIRWIKRKYEPQGYRIHTLSFEDNHPIHIDATFCPLRPGLMLLNPHRPLFKGQRDIFEKNGWEIVEAVSPAWDNPPPLCYSSTWLSMNTLILDHKTVCVEASEHPQMEQFDKLGFEVIPVDLRDAYAFGGGLHCATADVWREGTREDYFGNQFFGAHSVEYWEY, translated from the coding sequence ATGAGTGTTTCCAACGATCTATACCCAAATGCCTCTCAGCCCCTTGAGAGGAAAGAATCTGGTGTACCTTATGTCCGAGAAGGTCTACATGTAGAATCCCATAATGATTTTGATCCACTCCGCCATGTCATCGTCGGTATCGCCGATAACCAACACATCCCCGAAGCCTGCCCTGCCAGTAATGAAAAGATCCCTGCAGACTCGCCGATGCGAGGCAGTAAAGCAGGCCGCCGAACCCAGGAAACGATTGATCGGGCCAACGAGTGCCTGAATGGTTTTGCAAAAATCTTAGAAGACCGCGGGATCATTGTTGACCGCCCGGGAGCCGTAGACTGGCACCAGCGTATTACGACCCCTGACTTTACCATCAGCTCGGGGTTCGGGTGCATGCCACCCCGCGATTGCCTTCTCACCATGGGCAAAAGCATTTTGATGGCTCCGATGAGCTTTCGAAGCCGCTACTTCGAATACTTGGCCTATGTTGATCTGCTGCGCGAATACTTCGAGTCAGATCCTAATTGCTTGATAGAACAAGCGCCACGCCCACGGTTGGCCGATGAAAGTTTCCGCATGGACTACGTCGCTGCTTATGAATATCTATCCGATGAAGAAACCATGGCACGCTCGCTACGCAAGGAATACAGCACCAATGAAACCGATATTCTGTTCGATGCGGCGGATGTCATGCGCCTGGGCAAAGATATCTTCGTCCAGCATGGCCTTACAACCAACTTGGCTGGGATACGCTGGATAAAACGTAAGTATGAACCGCAGGGATACCGTATTCATACCCTCAGCTTCGAGGATAACCACCCCATCCACATTGATGCGACATTCTGCCCGCTGCGTCCAGGATTGATGTTGCTCAACCCGCACCGTCCTCTATTCAAAGGCCAGCGCGATATCTTCGAGAAGAATGGTTGGGAAATTGTTGAAGCGGTCTCTCCAGCTTGGGATAACCCGCCACCACTATGTTACTCAAGTACTTGGCTGTCGATGAACACCCTGATCCTTGACCACAAAACAGTATGTGTGGAAGCTTCAGAACACCCTCAAATGGAACAGTTCGACAAACTAGGGTTCGAGGTTATTCCTGTTGACCTGCGTGACGCGTATGCATTCGGCGGAGGTTTGCACTGTGCAACAGCCGATGTTTGGCGGGAAGGCACCCGCGAAGATTACTTCGGCAACCAGTTCTTCGGCGCTCACAGTGTCGAGTATTGGGAGTACTAG
- a CDS encoding transcriptional regulator (COG2207), giving the protein MCPRVIASTPKFLMFDLQKVNETEHMIFGADYIVVAPRTAGCTLHLASTHYRLKVGQLVLLAPFNPFRLSLLSPGRQGKADCDVLHFRLNALGQTFVDSVQFKAIKQMLDDSRSGLLFDDPHSEAVRQYIEPMENTFDFIQVLNLLGLLNHLSAKQPLRCLINNCVEISNSKRAEDRVQMALKYIDQHLGEPISVAKVADHLHMADSTFSRFFHANMGTTFRQYLIEQRVRQAARFLVTTDWSISHIGTEVGFSSLSNFNAKFKGLLKATPREYRAKHIDMRKGIDTSRSVAGQVTKQFYDNAS; this is encoded by the coding sequence ATGTGTCCAAGGGTTATTGCCAGCACTCCGAAGTTCCTGATGTTTGATCTACAGAAAGTCAATGAAACGGAGCACATGATTTTTGGCGCCGACTATATTGTGGTTGCTCCCCGTACGGCTGGATGCACTCTGCACCTCGCATCCACCCACTACCGGCTGAAGGTCGGCCAATTGGTCTTGTTGGCACCATTCAACCCTTTCCGACTCTCATTGTTATCACCGGGCAGGCAGGGCAAGGCTGATTGTGACGTATTGCACTTTCGGTTAAATGCGTTGGGACAGACATTCGTGGATAGTGTCCAGTTCAAGGCGATTAAACAGATGCTGGATGATTCCCGCAGTGGATTGTTGTTTGATGATCCGCACAGTGAGGCTGTCCGGCAATATATCGAACCGATGGAAAATACCTTCGATTTTATTCAGGTATTGAACTTACTCGGTTTGTTGAATCACTTATCGGCGAAGCAGCCACTTCGTTGCTTAATTAACAACTGCGTTGAAATCTCCAACTCTAAGCGGGCAGAAGATAGAGTGCAAATGGCACTTAAGTATATTGATCAACACCTTGGAGAGCCGATTTCAGTTGCTAAGGTGGCCGATCACCTCCATATGGCTGACAGTACTTTCTCGCGCTTTTTCCACGCAAATATGGGTACCACTTTCCGGCAATATTTAATCGAGCAGCGTGTTAGGCAGGCTGCCCGTTTTTTGGTGACGACAGATTGGAGTATTTCCCATATAGGTACAGAGGTGGGATTTTCATCTTTGTCTAATTTTAACGCCAAGTTTAAAGGCTTGCTCAAGGCAACGCCTCGGGAATACCGGGCTAAACATATTGACATGAGAAAAGGTATAGACACATCTCGTTCTGTCGCAGGCCAGGTGACCAAGCAGTTCTATGACAATGCTAGCTGA